The region gtgtgtatatttttctatgtcagagctctgtgtgtgtgtatgtttttctgtgacagagctgtgtgtgtgtgtatatttttctatgtcagagctctgtgtgtgtgtatgtttttctgtgacagagctgtgtgtgtgtgtatatttttctatgtcagagctctgtgtgtgtgtatgtttttctgtgacagagctgtgtgtgtgtgtatatttttctatgtcagagctctgtgtgtgtgtatgtttttctgtgacagagctctgtgtgtgtgtgtgtgtgtgttctgggATGGAGCAGTGTGTGTTTCCTGTGATGGAGCCACATGTGCgcgtgcatatgtgtgtgtgtatgttttcctATGACAGAGCAGCGTGTGTTTCTGTGAcagagcagtgtgtgtgtgtatgtgtgtgttctgGGAtggagcagtgtgtgtgtgtgtttcctgtGATGGAGCCACATGTGCtcgtgcatatgtgtgtgtgtatgttttcctATGACAGAGCAGCGTGTGTTTCTGTGGcaaagcagtgtgtgtgtgttctggGATGGAGCAgtgtatttatgtgtgtgtaAACGTCCTGTGCTGAGGCAGTTTGAGAGTGTAGCCAGCAATACTAAAATTTGGTAGACATAAAGAAGAAGAGCCAGAAATCTTTGCCTGTCCTGAGAGTGCAAAGAGTTAAATACAGGGAGAGCAGCCATTGGCGCTTGTCTCTGGCAGGTGACTTGCTGCTAAAGGCTGGACCACCTGCTGGAGAGAGGCGAGAGACCAGGGGGACCGGGGAGCTACAGCCCTCCCCTGCACCAGGGACAGACCGTGACCTGGTGCTACCTTGCACCTTCCTTctgtcctttcttccttcctttccccttttccccGGCAACCCTAGAGGAGGAGGACAAACGTCTGGTCTCTTCTCCGGAGATAATGTGAAGGATGCAGCTGAGCCCCAGGGGTGAACAGTAGTTGCAAACGGCACAGGTACCCTGACTGCTTTCAGCCTCCCCAGTCATCGGAggcaaggcggggggggggggggggggggggggggctgcttacaatggatgggggagggggtgactgAGCTTGTTTAACTGCAGTATGGATAGTCAGGCTGCAGGTACACAGAGACTTCACCTGGGGCACAGGCTTGCTTCAGGATCCAGACAGTGCTTCAGGATGAAAACACCAGGAACGGCTTGTGCCCCTTCCCCATTAACTCTCATATGTAAGTGCTGCATTATTTCTCTGTTTACTTGGTGAAGAGGGGGATGGATTTGTGTGGTGAGCTGTGCGTGGAGGAGACAGGCAGAAGGTTATTTGTAGATATGTATAAGTAGGGGATGAGGGCGAAAACTGGAGAGCTATGTAAATGGGGGTGTGAAAGGACAGGGAAggatgtgtgggggagggagttCTAGAAGAGAATGGGAAGGGATATGTGTGGGGGTGTGCGAAGAGGGAATGGGCTGAGGGATAGGAGAGAGATCTATATGGGGTGTGCAAGGAAGGAATTACAAAGAAGAAATGTTGGGAAGGGTGcaatgagatgggggggggggagatgtcaaGTGTGAAAGGAGAGCATGGGGATTCTGAATGTATGCAGGTAGAGCAAGCAGGTAATGGGGATAGATGTGTCTGGGGGTTGGAAAGAGCAATAGGAAAAGTTGTGTGTCAGAGTTTGCAAGGGGGATAGAaaatggatatgggggggggggggagtacaagGAGAGGATGGAAAGGAATGTGTGGGGGATTTGTAAGGGGTTGGAGTGAAATGTTAGGGTGCAGAGAGATGGAATGCACAGGAATGTATGTGGGGTGTATGAGGAAGAATGGAGGACggaagtgtgtgagagagaatggaggagggagatgagagagtgtgaggggatggggagggtgtgtgtgagggaagatgggggagggaggtgtgTGGATTATGTAAAGAAAGATGGAGGAAGGAGGTGTGTGAgggaggatggggagggaggTATGTGGAGCATGTGAGGAGGATAGAAAGGGATGTTtgtagagtgtgtgagagaggatgggagggaggcATGTGAGTGTGGGGCTGTAGGAGTGGATTTGAGAAGCATGTTTGGAGTATGTGAgcgaggatggggagagaggagtgtgGGGTGTGAAAGAAGATGGAGATGGAGgaaaggatgagagagagagtggagtaTGGCTGTATGAGAATGATGGTAGGAAGGATGTGTTTGGGATATGAGGAGTATGTGGAAGGATATAAGGGGGTGTAGGAGTGGATAGGGAGATAAGAAGAggagtgtgtggtgtgtgtgaatGAGGATTAGGAGGGAAGCATACGGGGTGTGTCAGAGTGATGGGAGGAAGAATATGTATGTGTTTGAGAGAGGATGATGGAGGGGCATGTAGGGATGTGAGGGGGATGGGCAGGAAGCTGTGTAGGGTGTGTGAAGGAGGATAAAGGAAGAATGTGTATGGGAGATAGGGGAGATATGTGTGAGGGTGTGAGAAGGACTGGCGTGTGAGAGGATAGGAAGAGGAATGTGTGAAGGGTGTagaaagggatggggagagagatttCTGGTGTCTGTGAAGGGGAAAGGGTGGATAAATATGTTGGGAACTGAATAGGAGGGGGAAGACTGAGTTTGGAATCTGCCTTCGAGGTATGCATGAAGTTTGAAAATTAAAATGATCTCTGAATGGTCTCAATGTAATTTATTTTCTACAGTCCCCTTCTCAATCAATCCAATCTCTCCTCCCAAATTAATGACACACTTTGGACTGATAAACCCTTCATGTTACCTCCACAGTCCCTCTCACACATTGTATCTTATTCCTGCACAGGTGGTTACATGGAGGATACCGGGGATATTTCACAGGATAAACCCCAGATGGAGACTTTCTGTCCTCGCTTGCTGTACAATCCAGCCAGGTAACCATCTTTCGATGTTCCTAGAACCATGAGGTCTTCCTAAGGCATGGCACACCCCCTGCTTTCTGTAGCCTGCTGATAGATACTGCATTTATAACTCATGGCTTCCATGGACACTGCACATCAACCAGTGCCCAGGAAACTCTCGTAGTCTCTGAGTGAGGGCAGGAGGAAGATGTGGAACTAAGGCATCTCGCATGGCTTTTACTGATTATGCATTTGGAATGGCTAAAGGGCCAGAATCACATCTACATCTTTGCCATGAACTTGCTAAATTCCTGCTGTGGAACAGAACCTAGGATGTTGGTATTCTAAAGACAAGCAACGTTATTCCTGACAACAGAGTAGCTCCTGCTGGACAAAAGAGACCCCCAAAATAAATCCCTGTTTGTAATAGACCAAGTCCAATGGCAGAGCTGAACAGTACAAGTGACCAGTTTGACAGGTTTGACCATAATGTTTCAGGGCACTATTACCACACCAGTCAGATTGTCATTCCATCCATTTATGCCATTGTGTGCTGTGTGGGCCTGACCGGCAATGCCATGGTTATCTATGTTATCCTGAAGTATGCCAAGATGAAGACTGCTACCAACATCTACATCTTGAACTTGGCAATTGCAGATGAGCTTTTCATGCTGAGTGTGCCCTTCCTGGCCACAGCCACAGTTCTTCAGCACTGGCCCTTTGGCTCTTTCATGTGCCGGCTGGTCTTGAGTGTCGATGGTATTAACATGTTCACCAGCATCTTCTGCTTGACCGTGTTGAGCATTGACAGGTACATCGCTGTTGTACATCCCATCAAGGCAGCCAAGTACCGCAGGCCAACTGTTGCCAAGGTCATCAATACCTGCATCTGGGTTTTGTCACTGGTGGTTATCTTGCCTATCATCATCTTTGCAGACACAGTGCCTGCTGGTGGTGGATTTGTAGATTGCAATTTCTTGTGGCCAGAAAAATCCAGCTTCTTGTGGCTGAAAGCTTTTGTGGTCTACACATTTCTCCTTGGCTTCTTGATTCCTGTGGTAGCCATCTGCCTTTGTTACTGCCTAATTGTGGTCAAGATGAGGGCTGTAGCCCTCAAGGCAGGCTGGCTCCAGCGGCGAAAGTCTGAGAGGAGAATCACATGCATGGTGATGCTGGTGGTTGCTGTCTTTGTTGTCTGTTGGATGCCCTTCTACATCATCCAGTTGTTGAGTGTCTTCCTTAGTCCACCAGACCCCTTGGTCACTCAGTTCTTTGTAATTCTTAGCTATGCCAATAGTGGAGCCAACCCCATTCTCTATGGATTTGTCTCAGATAACTTCCGTCGTTCCTTTCAAAGGATCATCTGCTTCAAATGGATGGAGGGTGGACTGGAGGAGCCAGTGGACTACTGTGCAATAGCACTAAAGACAAGGTCATGCAGGCCAATAGATTATCGGCATCATGATTGCTTGGGTTCTGAAATGGTGTACCGCAATGGGACCTGCACTACCAAGACTACTATGCTGTGAAGAAAGATCTTTCAGAAGTTGGAACTGACAAACTTCTTTATAGATAGGACTGGTGTACTGTAATGTAGCTACAGATTTGTTTCACTGATCAAGACTGTCCATCTCTCCATTGTTCCATTATCTCCTTCCACCTTctctttattttgtttgttttctttactgTCTCAATATCTGTTCCTTTGTCTTATCTTTCCATGTTCCCACCCTTCTCCTTTCCCCTTTGCATTCTCATAGGAACATATAAACATggaaaataacagcagataaagaccatacagtcTACCTAGTCTGCCTATTTATACCAACTACTAAGCTTTGCTGTCCCTTCCTgtccctcagagatcctatgtgtttttgccatgctttcttaaattatgTTAATATTTATTAGGCACTTGGTACACTACCTTTCAGTGGGAACAATCAAAATGgttaacaatttaaaataagtttggaaaaggaactacaatgttaAATAGGAGAGTAAAGATAGGGAGcaagggaaagagagaagaggaggggcagagagaCCATCACCTGTCCATTGCATATTGCACCAACAAACCCTGGAAAGCTTGCaaaaagagatgggctttcaagGTTGCACAAAATCTCAAGTAGGAGGAGTCAGCAAAAGTGGGAGGGAGTTCCAAAGCTAAGAGGCAATGCAGAGGAAGGTGTTATTTTGAGTCAGAAATGAAAGACCAATGGGATCAAAAGATGATGCTTGGATGCAAACCGGAGGGCTGAGAAGGAGTATAGGGGACAAGCAGAGGCCAACTAGGAGGGGGACCCAGTATGAAGACATTTATGCGGTATTAAGATTTTATTTTGAATTCTGAAGgagatagggaaccagtgaagctgAATTAGGAATGGGATAACATGGTCAAAACAGCAGGCATGAAAATGAGAAAGGAGTCTGGCTGAAGTGTTTTGGACTAACTGTAATCTCTTAAGCAGAATAAAAGAGAGACCAGTGTAAATAACTTTTTAATAGTCTAGACAAGAGCATACAAAAGGGTTGCACAAGAAGTATCATTGAGATAGCTACAAACTGAATGTATATGACATAGGGCCAAGAAACTATACTTAATACAGAAGTGACTTGGGTATCAAAAGCCAACTAGAAATCAAGACTAACCCCCAAATATCTGAAGGAGTCCACTAAAGTCAGTGTTGTGCATTGCGGGGCAGGAACAAGAGAGTTGGTTGCAAGGGTTGACCAGTGATCTATGAAGCAATACATTTAGAAGAATTGAGGGGAAGGTGAGCTGAGGGCAACCAGATTTCAACAGAAATGAGGCATAACTGATGGACAGACAGATCTTGGGCTGTAAGGATTCCAATAGAAGACAGCCTGAATCGCAATAGGTCATGGTTTTACAAGGTCAAATGCGGCAGTTAGATCAAAGGAGAGTGTCATATAATGCCTAAGCACTacccctagcacccacctggggttaaccctgcatCCACCTAGAGAGTCTGTCCTAGCACTGCCCAGGCCCACTCACACCTGCATTCATTATTCTATACTGGTATACCCTccacccactgactgggtcctgcTTGTCTCTAGGCGAATCTCCCACCTGCAAATTTCCTGGtagtttctaaggacactggagTCATAATCCCAGGGGTCCGACAGTGCctagaaaacactcacagacaAACTACCAGGAGTCTTAGTCAGTCCAgtacaacagagctaataaactaataggtttattaccATAAAAAAGTAGAACAGTGAACGGTAAAAGTTGTAAACAGCAAACAGGTAAAATAACAAGGATTCAGTATAAAAGCTAACTAAACACTATTTTTTACTAcgtaagtagtacctggggaggtcagtaaaataactgctcacaggactagaacagggtctcagtgcagaggtctctctctctctctccctccctccctccccctctctctctctctctctctctccactccaaGCTGAGACTGGAGAAATTCCAGCACATTCTGGCTAGGCTTCAGGGCCAATCAGGGCCCAGAGCACTAACACTAAGGAGTTTCTGGCAAATGGCACTGCAGGTTACTCTCCCCCATgggttttcctcttttcctgtggGGGAGGGTAAgctaaaaagaaaacagacaTCTGCTACAGCTATAATGTAGAGGTCAAACACCACTTGCTGGCCAATCAAGGGAAATGCACTGAAGGGGAAAGATTACATTGGGACCAGGAGGTGCTCAAAGAagagccattccacacatccactaccctttccataaagaactatttccttagattactcctgagtctgtcccctttcaccttcttcctatccccctcattccagagcttcctttcagttgtaagagactcgcctcctgtgcatctATGCCCAGAGGTAACTGtttctctcccatctttcttccaaagtacatatATTAAGTCTGcttccatatgctttatgacaaagaacaGCTACCATTTTAGTAGCAGTCCTCTGGACCAAcgccattctgtttatatctttttgaaggtgcagtcttcagaattatacacagtactctaaatgggatctcaccagagacttaaagAGACGCtttcctattactactacttctacttatcatttctatagtgctcctAAACGTACACaacactgtacactaaacacataTGAGACCTTCCCTGCTCAGCAGAGCTTACAACCTATTCAAGACAAACCTGACATACAAGAGATTAGAAAATTgcttattgtgggaatgattaaaacaaacagggctttccctctccctctctctttccttctctccctcatcTTCACCTCCCAGGGTTGACCTTAGGACCATGCAGCCTGTGCAGCCACACAGGAGAACCACTGCTGCTTGAATAGGGTGTTGCTCCGGTGCTCTAGGGTGGCATCTCCCCTAATCTTCAGATCTCTGAGGATCACCACTTTGCATCCCTTGGGTTTAGGCACCATGGGATAAGGGCAGGATTAACACACTCTTTCCACTTCTTTCATTTTGCATTTTGTCTTTCACCCCACACCTTtaagcatctttctctctctccctctctctgtctctggatCTCTGTCCCTTTCAACCTTGATTGTTTCTTTCTCTTCTTGTGTCATGAAGCTTATAATCTCTGCCCTCTCTGCATATCTTTAGCAGGTCCCTGttttgtcctgcatctctccATTTTGCTTCAAcaaactgtatttatttatttttttataacacTAATGTGTAAAATGAATTTACTAATCCAAAGAGTTTCAGTGGGGCTCTGACAGCTGGCTCCCCTAAGTCAGTCTTTCAAATCTTCTCTTCTCCTTCCTCCACCagtttttttcatgctttccgtcctcccccccccccccccccccccccatctctttttccctttctgaGAAAGCAGAAAAGGGAGACCTCTGGCTCAGAAGGAAGAGTGTCCTCTAACATCATACAGGGACACTGGATCAGTACTGGCAATGTACCAAAGTGTGCTAAGGTTCCCACAGCATTATCCTGTGATATGCACATTCTAAACCATGTTTATTTCACATTAATGTGGTTAGTCTTAATGCTATTGTCTTTTTGTCTGTGTTATTGTtaatgcagagtttaaaaaactAACATGATCAAATGTTGAGCTGCACTGCAGATAATGTAATGCAATACATTCGTGCTGACTTGCCCAAGGCATGGTTACATTTTTGTGCTAGACCCAGGGGCTAACAAATTGCCCAGTGTGAGTCATGATGGGgccagttctataaagggcactaaatATTTGGTACCCTAAATCTGTGGGCAAAGACTGTACTTCATAATGGCATCTGTGTGCCCAGATGgtcactactactgctactaatcatttctatagcactactagatgtacgcagcactgtacacattatatacaggtactttctctgtccctagggggctcacaatctaagtttttgtacctggggtaatggagggttaagtgacttgcccaaggtcacaaggagctgcagtgggaattgaacgcaggttgccaggatcaaagcccactgcactaaccttaggctactactccactccatagtatatacaggtacttatttgtacctggggaaatggagggttaagtgacttgcccagagtcacaaggagctgcagtgggatcaaACCCctttcaccaggatcaaagtccgctgcactaaccactacactacatgaaaggcaggtgtaaatgttaacacCTAAATATTGGTACCTAGGCGATCAACTTACAGTATTGTATCAGTTTAGCACCTAGATGTGTGATCCACTCACATGCACATCCCCTTTGCAGTTATGAGCTAAAACACTTCGGTgctcacttatagaatagcacctaagtgcagttaGGCCTCTAACTGCCGTTTACCCCCATTTGAGCCCCTATCTTCCATTTGAGTGCCTAAGCTAGGTGCCTAATTGGTGCCTAACTTGTGGTACACCAGTGGCTTACCTACCTTGGTTGCCACCCGGGGCACAGCATTCCCCCCTCCAAGCAAGGGAATGCGCTGAGCAGTTGCGCAGCtctcggctctgccggtcccctgccccagagcacaaagttgatgtcagagggtgCAGGAGACAGGCAGAGCTATGTGACTGCTCagagcacccccttgctgcctgcacccagggtgaaccacccccaccaccccaccgtTGGTACACTACTATGGCATGCAATATAAAATTAGGGAGAAATATGTCCTCCTTGCACCAAAATGTAGACCCTCCCCATTCCTGATCCTCACTCACCCTTGCACATCAAAGTTGAAGTCCCCTCAGTCCCCTGCTCCTCTCCCCATGTTTTAGCCTACCCCATCTAAAATTATGGCATAGATACCACAAGAGTGAGGATGCCTCCTTTTGTTACACTGGTACCAGTTTCTTTACGTGGCCTTTGCACATGTATACATGGGAGCAAAGGGCTACATAAGTATAGCCTGTACTATTTCAGATTTGAACGCCAGCAGGGCAACAGAGAGGTATCCTTCCCTCTGTATGCCATCACCTGTGACTTGAGATGGGGTAGGTCCAATGGAGAAGGGAAAGACATGAAGGATGATGGGGAGACAGAGGTGGGTAGAGAATCTCAGTTTCAGTGGACCAGGATGGATCAATACATTGGTGCTGGAGGAGGGTACAGGAGATTGAGACCCACATCAGGCTGCACTTTACCAGTGGCAACAATGTATCAATGATTTCCTGCAAACTACCTTTAGTGCCCTTTAgtacattggacactaaagtggTTGTTTTGCAAGTAACAATGAATGGGTTAAAACTTGCCTTTAATATGTGATAACAGTCAATTGAACACAGTTTAGTACAATGGCCCcaaaataacatagtagatgatgacagataaaga is a window of Microcaecilia unicolor chromosome 11, aMicUni1.1, whole genome shotgun sequence DNA encoding:
- the LOC115480581 gene encoding somatostatin receptor type 1-like — its product is MAELNSTSDQFDRFDHNVSGHYYHTSQIVIPSIYAIVCCVGLTGNAMVIYVILKYAKMKTATNIYILNLAIADELFMLSVPFLATATVLQHWPFGSFMCRLVLSVDGINMFTSIFCLTVLSIDRYIAVVHPIKAAKYRRPTVAKVINTCIWVLSLVVILPIIIFADTVPAGGGFVDCNFLWPEKSSFLWLKAFVVYTFLLGFLIPVVAICLCYCLIVVKMRAVALKAGWLQRRKSERRITCMVMLVVAVFVVCWMPFYIIQLLSVFLSPPDPLVTQFFVILSYANSGANPILYGFVSDNFRRSFQRIICFKWMEGGLEEPVDYCAIALKTRSCRPIDYRHHDCLGSEMVYRNGTCTTKTTML